AGCACCACCAGAGAGCTGCGTAACTGTGGAGAGAAACAGGAGCCATCACGACTAGTACAAACAAACAGCCAGCACACCAGAGACCTTTCGGCAAAAAAAGAGACATCAGAGGAGAGATATTTTATACTAGCACATGGGGGCACACAGAATCACCCCTGCTGAGGGTACAGCAGCAATAGTTGCTGCATTTTGTTAGAATTAGAATCAGTTAATTAGTAAGGAAGATAAGGGCGATAATTGGTAATTGGTTAAGGAAGATAGAAAAATACTATTAGTAATTTATTATACataccttttttatttgagattttattccaagtcattttggactatttATATTGACCAGCTTATACAATTTAGAGAACAGGTGTTTTCAGTGTTATAGGGGAACTTCATTAAATTTTCAAGATTAAATTATCGTAGTTTGTGGTGAAATGCACCATTGTAGAGAACCAGAACCATCAAGAGTTTAATGCACCTTCAaggctcctcacagaaagtaattacataaataaatatgttgcctgatgtgTGAAACATTATTTGACAGTAGCTGGGGAAaaaaaccaaaccactctgaatgactaatCTCAATTACTGAATTGTgtcaaaatttgaaaaaaagaacagatttaaCAACATATACAGCATATTGTAACTGGATTGTTTTTATGGTCTAGTGAAAACGGAATCAGGTGAATCTGAAGTTGTGCTGCTGTTTGCATTCTCTTCCAGATGAAATGTGGTAGAGCCACACTAACGCACCTGTTCCAGCAGGTTAATGGAGTCCTGTAGCACCGCCCTCAGTAAGCGTGTCTCCTCCTGGCTCCTGTGAAACACAGTCTGCTTGGGGCCGAGGTCAGGTGCCAAACTGTAGAACAAAAGTACTTAGGTTGTACTTCTTTTAGGACTTTAAACATTTTGAAAGGTTTGTAATGCTACAGCGAATCAGGAGGCATCATTACATTGTGGAATGGAGATGTAGGATTGTATACAGACACTGTCAGAAAAATCCTGTGTctgctttacagtgtttaaattttattataaagatactaatagaaatggttcaaatgatgcagaatacatttttttagattaatttacattgaaagctaaacaaaaaagcaaaactttTTTGACAATATGTAGCAATTAATTCAAAACGTTTTCTCTATTTTCCAAAAGCAATGACACATTTAATTACGTAAAATGTTACAGAGCaaaaaaagggttaaaaatCACATGCAGTACATTCTTAAATTTAACAAGCCAATAAAAGAATTTCTAAACATTCCAGCATTCATACAATATAATTCCAAGAAACCAACAGCAGTCCTTACTTTGCCTCAGCTCTCTCCCTCATACGCTGCTTTGTGGTGAGGTACATGCGATGGGCCACGTCCTCCATGGCCCATAGCTTAAAAAAGAGTCCAAGGTTCAGCACCGTCAGAAtcaaaagactgaaaaacaaacccataaaatcaataaaaccacAAAGTCATACATAAACCATATCGTGATTTTGTAAGTTTACACTAAAGTACATCAGCTTTCTAGATCTTCACTGGGCCTGTTCAGCCAGTCCACAGCACTTCTAAGAGGGTGCAACGATTAGGTAGGACAAAATGCTATACTAGGTAGTTTTATACTCTTATTAACTCTttgaaaaagtcttttttttgttcttccaGCATGGCAGCCCAAGATTGAGCTCTTTTTAACCAGCTCTTCTATAAACTCTAAAACAAATGCACCTCTTGGTATGACTTACATCACACTCATTCCAGCTATAATGGAGGTGATGTTCCACTTCTGCGTGTTCTTCATGTCCATTatacctgaaaaatgaaccCAAGTCACTATTAGTTACGCAGTCTAtgtacacaaacagaaaaactgacTGCAGTGAGAAATGTTTGCTTGGTATATATTGATGCACTTGCTTAAATCATCAATGTGTACTGCTGAACCAAATGAGGAAACTGCTAGTGGTTTCAGTGTTTAGGTTGCAGGTTACTGATACTCCATTTACACCTGGTCGTTTCAGGCATTTTGAGCATCAGTTTATAGTTGTTATTTCTGATTTTACTACAATGCATGTGCTTGATGAGGCTAATCCTTCTAAACAGCTGTCTTCTTGTAAGCATCACTGTGTTAAGGAAAAATGAGGGTCAACACTGTATgagctgatttgcatattaCCACTCGAATGTAAATCTGAATGACAGAAGATGCATTTGACtgccaagtgtaaatgcatgtggttAAAAGCTTATCAGGTTACAATCCAGATGCAAGAAATGAGCACACATAAATGTGGTCAAAGTTCATCGAGCTCGTACCCATGCTGCtgtctctctgctgctctgtgtcTACACCATACTGCTTGCCAGGCCGCATATGCTCCTGCAGGGTGCGACTGTAGGTCCTCCGCCTTCTACGCAAGCCAGCCTTTCCAGGATCGCCTGAACCTTGGGTCAACTCCACTTCCTCCTCAAGCAGCTCCGCCTCTGAATTAGAAAGAGAATTAGAAAAAGAACTAGACAGGGATGTAAAAGTGCCATGTATTGTTTTGCATTGTAACATAAGTATTGCTAACTTGAGGCAGACATATTAGCTTGTGGTTATTTTAGCATAGGGTTAAAGAAGCGAGAGCTGCCATGTAAAAATGCTTCAGGGATTCTGTCAAGGTTTTGGTGAAAGAGAAGGGGGACTTATTCCCCCTTTATGCAGACAAGAAAAACCATTCATAGTCCCATTCACAACTGTGGGAACTTCTGGCTgtttcaccaaactttactaaTTATGAATTATTGAAGTGAACATTTTTGTGGATGCTGGGCTGCTGTGACTTTTCAGCCTAAATATGCATTGTAGGGAAAACAGTTTTGTAAGGGGCCTGTTTAGCTGGCTGCTGGGACTTGCTGCACAAGACGTTGTTACTATCCAGGGTGATGGGGGAGGGGGTGAAGTGAATTGATGTGAATAGGCATCCGGTTCTTTTGTTTGTCCTATATATGGTATATGACCTTTAGCACAGGGCTTATGCGCTGCTAAGAAACCAGTCTGACTTGACCAGGCAAAACTTAATTCTGTCATTCTGAAGTCTcaaatacttttatttaataacttttaaagcTGAATGCTCTAGTATActtaacaaaaataacaatttcAGACACTCCCTTGAATTTAAATCAATTATTTATGCAGTAATATAGAAAACAAAGTACTTGGcaacattttattacatctcTCTTATGGGACAGCCCAGAATATACATAATGCATTATGATGATTTTGCCATAATGAAAAGTAATTCTATAAAACAGTCTTCTGTTTTCATGCTTACTGATAAGATACAAAGTGATAACTTgaagaaacagtgagagagacaataCTGGGAGATACTGGTACTCATGCAATGCCTCATGGCCAGTCTACACTGTAGGGTCAGAACTAACTGTGGTATAAATCCACTACATTTATATTCAATTAAGTTGTTCCTTTGGAGTTATATGTACATAGCAAAAAAGTGTGCATTGTAGCTTTGCCAAAAATCACATAAGGACCATTACAAGGTAAGGGCAGTAATCTTAGTAGTAGTTTGTTAACTCAGAATTGCATGACCAACATTATCGTCGGGAAATGAACATGACTGCTTCCTATCCTCGTCTCTCAACAGACAGCCAATACTGAACCAGCACATTCTACTCATGGTCATTTAGAGCCACTTTGATCTGATCAATTATCTTAATTAAGCTCTTCTCCGTTAACCTCTGCTCTGTATCCGCAGCAGAAAAGCTACTGGCCAGCCCTCTGCCTTGGCCAGTCAGGAAAACACCAAGCTTGTTCTGTGCTTGTGGTCACTGGGCCAAACCCACAGTGACTGTGGGTGTTTGTCAGTTCTGAGCATGCCCTAGGAAAATTTACCATCATAATATAAGACATAACTGACCAAAATTATCATGgttacagtgctgtataaatactgaACATGTTCAAAGGGGCCCTCTggccaaaattaaaaatgtactaCAGCTACAGCTGCTGTAAACACACCTCCTTGCATCCtacagtagtgccacatttgtCTAAACAGTGAGATGATCTTGTTTATAGACCAGGAAAACACTCTTACATTTTACAAtgtacagcatttggcagacgctcttatctagagcgacttacaatttgatcaatttacacaggtaagGTAGtcttgggagtcttgcccaaggactcttattggtatagtgtaaagTGCTTACCGAGGCAggtattgaaccccagtctacagtgtagaaggcagaggtgttacccactacactataccaactacaTCTAATCATGCATCTGGCAGGTAGGGGGAACTTTTAATAAACTACAAGCGCTATGGGCATTATACATGTGGACaagctgtttgaaatgttttgtttctactagctagctaatgcagaAGGATGGCAgttagctaacattactgctcaGAAGCCAAATGTCTAGTCTGAATTTCTTAGCCTCTACGTCAGTGGAGGTTTTCCAGTTGTTATTTGAAATACTTGAGCAGTGCATattgggtattgtagtgagggatgaaaatgtaaaaaggatacaaaatcataaattctgtcaaactgatgaaaAGGATACAGTGCTGTGCTTCAAGTATTATAACACTACAAACAATATTAAATACAACCCTTAGGGTGGATTTTAAGAAGCACTAATACATATTGTCATTTCACTATAGTATTAAGTATAATCTTAATAGTCCTTTTTTCAAATCACACCTCTCACATTTCTTCACAATATCAAAAAGAATAAGAACAATTCATATAATTATAATGTTATCACCAGAACTACTACTGCTCATCATTCAGATTATCACTATGTAAATATGAGCTTGTTTTGCAGTAGTAATAGGTCGTTTTCTACCTCCAtgacttttaaaaacaataatttaacTGTACATTATTTGGTGAATTACTGAAATTTAGAAAAAGATCATTATTGGGTTTTATACTGGTATATAATTAAAACTGATAGCTGTCCCATCCCTGTTCAGCTCTGCTGGatgtattaaattatattaacaGCCTCAAGCATTAAGGACATCTGCACTGTCCAGAGAGCAGGACAGGGATGTGAATTTGCAGACCAGCAGCGTGTGCATTAATGCAGGCCATGCTATAAGAGGAAATACATCAGCAGTAATTTATAATAACACAGAGAGAAGACATATCACTCTGGGGACTTGGTTAAGGAGATGGAGGGACAAGAACTAGGAGGAATATATCcaagcagagaaaaacactataaaactgATACTGACCAAGGTGTCTGAAATAATCCTCCAGGCCACTCCATGAGTTCTTGGAGATGAAAGACTTAACAAAGCCCCACGGCTGCTTCTTGTACTTCACATCTGTGTAAACCCTGCAGGAAAAAAACTTGTAGCTTAGGCTTAAAACAGGTCTTAAAAATGTGCGCACACATGCACGCTCACACAGTAACTATCCAAAGCACCTCACTAATGAATGAGGTTTTCCTAAGGGGTTAAATGTGAACAGTCAAAATCCCAGTAAGAATAACAGCAAATTACTTGATAAAATTCCCAGGAATGTATAAGTAGAGCTCATGGGTGAAGTCAATTCTTTACTGGGAAAGTTGAGCAATGTATCAGCTTCTGTCGCTTCACGAGAATTGCAGTAGATTTTGTATGTGGTCCTAGTGGCATATTGCCTGAAAGAAGCAGCAGAAAACTGCCCCTCCAACTTGACCTGCTACTGCACAAAAGCGATGCAGCATGGCCGGAAAAGCAGTACATTTTCTGTGACGTTCATTTTTGCAGCGGACTGCAGATTGTAGtcactttttttcccctgaggAAAACCTCAGCAAAGCTTGCAAGAGTGTATACGTGCTgcgcaaaggtcagagaccaggttttatttatatacaatttttagtctcagaaaaaaagcacacatAGATTAAACATAGATTACACAAATTACAccaaattacacaaaaatactTTCCGTACTTAATGTGCCCACTTCTTTTACAGCTTTCACCCTTTTCAAGAAATTTGTTATCAGAAGAAATCTGCacggatattttttcacaccaccaaagttcagtcttagaagttgtttgtattttctgcttttcacaattcatgtaatcctaaacacattcagtgatgttgaggcctggactctggggtggtcagtccattgctcagagaacactagcagcttctttgtttgacagcaaatgctcttttttgtccatttccttttcttggTAACAaattcttgacagctacacatcctttcagactttgtgttgagttgtcttgTCACAGTgaacagatggacagaaacaaccGTGgattttttagatctgaagcaagagtggagctcgatttcctctctctctctaagaaGAAAGCTTTTAATTACTGCCTATATGATGGTGTCAGTTTTGGTGGcccaccaggtcttgcacagttgtttcTTTTACTCTGTATCTTATGTTTTGAACTGTAGctttggaaactttttttttaaatttgtttccCTTTGGCTTTCACCTTCTTTATGTAGGTATATTTTCTAATATCAGatacatttcataaaaataaataacttgtacttaatggctctattgactgaaaataaaatataagaaaggTGGCCTCGGAAGTTTGCACAGTATCGTATTTTGTATATGATTCAGAAAAGAAGAAGCCATTGGCCATTCATGCAGTGGACATCACTTTCTCTTTAACAGTACTTGCATGGCTAATATGAATGCATGCAAAATGCCATTTAAGGGCTATAAACTGGAATgacaaaaagcctgaaaaaatgTTGGTGCcttataaaaacagaatacctGTGGCACCTTAATATCAGCCGATTCTATTCATGCGATATATCAGTTGAGCCGAGTGCATAACAGGGAATACTGAGAAACATAACATACTTACCTAAGCCTACACTTGCGCTTGGAGTTGCGGATAATGCAGTAGCGATTGAGAGTGTAAAAGTAGTCATGGTACGGAACGTCATGTGTGTAGACTTCAGCATCCACTATGTAGTAATGTCCCTGCCTAGACTCCTTATATAAAGTCTGAAAAATTAACAGTGGGTGGTGTTTGTTAAAATGACATACACACAGGGAATGAGGAGTTTCACTAATACTGCCAGGCACAACTCCCCAAAGCAcacaggaaaaaagagaaatagaaagcaGCCCTACCTGATTTTCTGTGGCTGTTGAAAATTTTCCCACTAGTGGGTTGGTGATCGTGATGGTGTAATTCAGACTCCTCTTCATAGAGCCAGAGGTGTCCCTCTGCCAAGAAGAAGACATCACACCTGCCAAGTAAAGAAATACAGCAGTTACTAATGCATTTAATATGGAAATGTTTAActacatatgaagaaaaaatgacaaaataaataaaagcagttttCACATTTTGGAATTTGGAATTTTTGTTTGGATAATTGATCCGCCCTTATTTGCACAAAGTGTATTCTTTCATATCAACTGTTTCAGGATCAGATAAGCTGTACAGAAAAATGTAGCAAGTTTTGTTTGGAGTCACTACTCTTGAAGTTCCAATTACTGGGGTTCACTGTGTTGGTGCAGCAAATCCTAACTAGACAGGTTGGAAATGACAGCGACAAACCTGCACACAGCAAAAAACTACATCCCACCTATCCTAACAGCAGCTATGTTTCCACTGTCTGTACAAATAACCAATGATACAAtgcaaaaaaatccaaaataattTTGACTGTATGAATTATGCTGTAATTACATCATTTTATCTCAAATTCTCTGCATTTTGTACATTTGGCTTCCCTGACTTTCCCTTTTTCTATCTGAACCATTATGCACGTGATGCTGTTATTCCTGCCATATGAAGCTGTGGGAGCACTTTTTGTTTGAAAGGCTGTAGCCTTTTCTggacataaaaataaaagctatgAAATGGTAGCATTCCCTTTAAAATGCACCCTCAAGGCTACATCACAGGGATTATTGAAGGTACACAATTGggtctgaaaaccactgttgtacctttgaagagacatttacatagtttgtaccttgatgaacaaaacaaacaaacaaaaaaaaactactggcacagaacctttatttctagcagtgcacctctccaccatgctgtttcatttacatttgttgTAAGAAGAATGTGAGGGATATCTGTCATGTAACACTAAATTTATGCTTACAAATAGTATTTTTCCCGGGAGAAAAAATGTTGACTGGTAATACTGACGAAAAAATATTACAGACAATTTCCATTTACGTAGCCCACAACTTTTTctcagaagcaaaaaaaaaaaaaagtcctgctGAGATAGTAAATTAAAAGGGAATTGtaattaaatacaaatgaagGTCATTTTTACCTGTGAACTTCCTGGCATCCATAAACCTCCGGAAAAAATAGGAATCAgtaaaaagcagctcaaacatTTTCTCTGCGTTGATTCGGAACACCCTGTTCACAAACATCCTTCCTTGAGACACATGGGACACACAATCACGCTCCACTGCAAAGtcaaaacaaatcaacaaaataacACACATCAGCCTCGGTGTGAACACAAAAATTACCATAAATTGATATTGATACAGTTTTGTCATTCAATTCTCCTGAACCGACCATTTCAATGAACCAAACATCCAATTCAAAGATGAATAAATTCAGAAGCCaagttattttgtgttttcaatATATAATAACATTCAGTTAAGTAAGTGAGTTGAATGTCTGCATTTTAGCTAGCTACATTCTTTTGAGAGAAAATGTAGGTGAACTGAATAAAGTAACTTTGTGGCactttgctgttattttttgaGGGCACACTGTAAAAGACAATCATTggaattaataataaatgaaaaacaaataaataaacgatcAAGTATCTCATTAttaacacatatatacagtgcatcACCTTCCTCCATGCTGTCAGATAAACTATTTTCTGTGAGTCTGTCTTCATTGGCATTCAGGTCCAAGGAGAGGGAAGAGCGCTTGGACACTCGTTCATGGCTGAAGCGCTCTAGGGAGAGGTCAGGACTACGTTGACGAGATGTCGTACTCCGTGTGTCCTCCTGTAGGACGTGCAATTACAGTAAATACACAATCCCTATCTGCACCATCTTTAACCTTGTGTCAATAGTGTATTGTGCATTTTTGGAGatttcctctctggtggaagtgtgtaattgcacacaacatgcAAAATATAATTTGTACATTGGTTGTGCTTTGTGTCTGTTTCGTAAGCAAGATCTTCATTAGTATAATGcagattttgcatttgagacccaAGCATAGAGACAGAACTGCTGTCTGAGTCTGGTGTGTGATGTCAATACCTAAATACATATGACATGGCCTGAAAAACGCCTGCCAAATCTGACATGatcatttaaattattatttctgGCTTTACATGAGACTTGCCACAGTTCATGCACATCATATCCTAgtgggtttttttcttttgactcagcaatgttacattaattttaacaaaaaaaatttgcaGCTTTGGCAATCCATTCTATAAGTGGAGGTTAGGATACAAAGTTGTGATCAGAGAGTTTTAAACCCTCTTCATCAGATCTTAAACAGGAACATGTTTAATGTACTGTACCCCAGTTGCAGAGAGAGTACTCTGTAGTCCTACTGAAGACTGCGTGTCATCTCCCAGAGGCGTGGAGGCCTCATATGAAGTCTGTTCAATCTGAGGAATACGTAGAGTGGAAggtctctccatccttccagtTTGATCCTCTGCTTTTATGTTTAGGCTGAAACAAGAAGTACATTCACAAAACAGCGTAACTGCTTCTGACTAGATTACAAAATCTAAAAcctgtaaaaaaataaacaaataattttttttaaaaggcaaTATTTATCTAAAGtgtttacaaaatataaataaccaACTTTGACTGAACTTAGGGGTATACCTTTTCCACAGGCATATTGCCACATTATaggttttattattgtttcatatatgttaaattcaggcaataaactgtgcattaaacatacagaagtgtgttctgtaaGCATCAAAATAATCAACTATGCCATCATTAAGACAATCAACAGAAAAGTCAGTCACAAAAGGCCACATATCTCCATTCAGCACTTTTTTAGCCAATTCAAATATATGAGCAAAATCAATATACTCTTGGTTTTAATTTGATGGGTCTGTATTGtccaaactttttaaatgttttgattttgagaccAGGGAAACCTATGAAATGTGCATTCATGTGCATGATCCAGCAGCAAAGTCAAAAAACAAGCTTTGCAGGTAAACAATGAGACTTCACAGGTATGGCCAGGTCATTGGTATCTGTGTGTGGCAAACGCACGTTCATTCTGACACGcacgcgtgcgtgtgtgtgtgtatgtgtgtgttacctggtcTGCGTATATGCAATTGTGTCTGTGGTCATCTGCAAACTCTCCATCTCCTCATGGCTCAAGCCCAAATCATTGCCATAGTGCTGTTTGACCATCTGCCACAGCTCCTGCCTGGTCAACTGCTGTGGAAAGAACAAATAACCAAATAAACTGAAGCAGCTGAGCAGCATAAATCACTATCTCCCCATCTCCAGGTGACCTGTGTGAAGAAGGCTTCTGACTGGTTGTTCATACCAGATACCTGATCAGCCCAACACAATGCACCTTTAATAATCTACCAGGTCAAACCTTCATGCTGGAAAAACAGCCCTAACCTGCTTTGCAGTCATCTGTGGAGATGCAATCAGAGTAAAGCCGCAGAGACCCACTGCTAATCTTTTATCttagtttgtagacacctgctcatccaaagtttcttctgaaatcaagggtactTATATGGAGTTTGTCCCTGCCTTTACTGCCACAACTGTTTCTACTCTTCTATGAAGACTGTGAGGAACTGTTTGTATTCGGCCATAAGAGCAATGGTGACGTCAGGTACGGATGTTGGATTATTAGTTCTggacactccaactcatcccaaaaatATTCGATGGagctctccagagaacacagttgcACTGCTCTACAACCCAATGTAGGAaactttatacccctctagttGACATTTGGCATTGGATATGTTGACCGTAGGCTCATCTACTGGTAATGCCTTTTTAAAGGAAATTATCCAAACTGTGTGCACCTTAAACTTCACATCTGCTAGTTAGTGTCTGTATACTTTTGGACACAATAGTGTGGGTTAGTTGTCTATGCTCTATGTCCAGTCACATCAACTGACTCCTACTAGACAATCTGATGACCACAACCTTCCACGTACATAATCTAATCAGCTTTTCTCATATCAAAGTGAACTGAGTTATAAAGATTATGAAGGCAGGTGGGTTGATCCTCCCCTACGGACCATGAACGCCACTGCTAGAAAGCAAACTGCTCCAAAACAAATCCTGTCTTGTAAGATTTTGCTTCTACAACGAGCAACTACTCACACGTTAAAGAGCTTCATAAACGTACAGCACAAACGTGAACCTCAGTCTCCAGAAATAGACCGAGTGTTTCATCAGACTGAGTCTCAGCTGAAGTAAAACCAGACCATAAACGGTGCTTTCCTAAAAAGATAAGGAACGCTATGCTAACAAGGAACAGCCGCAAACAAACCAACAGACCACAGAACTACGAGGCTTTAGACAGTTTCTTATACGCCAGTTTCtagttcgaattttcccgttccaccttaactacttcaccatttaaggaggaacggggaaattcgtacaagaagctggtaaataagaagctgacttcaccCTCCTAAGTTAAGTTAGACCATATGGCGCACAAACACAGGCTCCACAATAAAGACATCCAGcctaaaacaatacaatttgaAGACAACGCAGGGATAAGAAgatttaaactgaaaacaacGGCCAGTTTCTGTATGCTTTAGCCGAAATAACATGAAGACTGACTTATTTTGTCGTACTTACAACAAGGTGTCTCCTACCTGTCGATAGCCTTCAGTGAAATAAAGTAACCCGTGAGCTGTCACTACAGGTAAAGCCCAGTTGGCACGGCGATCAGGAAGTTGTTGCGTTCTGTAGCAATATTATtttccccacccgtattccggcaGACAACTCTGCCGACTTTCACTGGATATGACTAGTAGCTCAGTCATCACAAATATACACTTAGAAATATCActaaatttgttttaaaaattatatgtatttttatgtttttatataaatgtctttaatcatttatttgtttgctggactgttaaaaaaacaaccaaTTTATTGTTCAACcagtaaaatatatattcattaaATTCATGTTTAGTTTATTTGCCTTTTGCATTTAAATTAACTCAGAATTGTGAAGCAGACAAGTTGACTTACTGTGGTAAAGCAGATGAATagaaataaaatgacttttatttcaaaaaatgtaattgttaaCCACACTACCTGGAACAGAGTTTCTGCCTCCCATGGTTCACATTGTTCAAGGGAGGGACATTTTTCTGAAAGGACGCTCTACTCTCATGCAAAGTAGAAAGCCACACCCAGTGAGGTCACTGAATTTTACATTCAGGTGCAGTTTTATGTGCAGCCTGCACCAGATCCTTATTAAAAAGTGCACTTAGAAGCTCATGTGGTAGGTTGCAACATTAATACAAATGTTTCGGCTAGAGGTGGGTGACGTGGCAAAATGTCATATCACTATACTTCAAGAAAATTTGTGcgatatacaaaataaaaagtatatCCTGATACCTGATAAGTTAGACAAACCCACATTTTAAATATACTATCGCAAACTATGAATTCAGGTAtttatattcaacattttacactctgtactgcactaaatcaGGACTAATTTGTTTTAAGTACTAACAACTGTCACTCAGAAACGACGTTTACACAGAAGAGCATATTGTGAcatgttgtgatgtaattttttactataacaataaatattgtcacaTTGCCCAGCTCTGCTTtagatttaaaaattattttctaGGTTTAGTTTGCACTGGACAGTCTAGGTCAGAGGTAGGTAGGtccagagtccagcacagtttggggATTTCCTTGCTCAAACACTCAAACAAAACTTGGTAAATCAGATGTATTTGAAGCAAGAAATCACCACTGTGCTGCATTCTTTAGAACTCATTCTGATAAGGGATAAAGGGCCTTACATTGTTTTTTACATAAAGGGGTTGATTCCGTTTTTAAAATTCAgtgtgttaaagtttcaaaaaccAAGCCTCTCACTCCCCAGTCAATAGATATCCACAAATTGAAAGTAAGCTTCACA
This portion of the Pygocentrus nattereri isolate fPygNat1 chromosome 24, fPygNat1.pri, whole genome shotgun sequence genome encodes:
- the gramd1c gene encoding protein Aster-C, which translates into the protein MTNAAKSVVGSDVTEESSLAGEAKLNSKEQEGAQEVNEDVPDPTRTPCIGSPQSPTSYKQRSEEFRKTFKELAELERLIVDYNCALQKDILLQGRIYLTENWLCFYSNVFWGTKIMLNMRDIASMSREKTVRLIPNAIQVYSNTEKLFFTSFSAREKSYQTIFRLWQNILMDKQLTRQELWQMVKQHYGNDLGLSHEEMESLQMTTDTIAYTQTSLNIKAEDQTGRMERPSTLRIPQIEQTSYEASTPLGDDTQSSVGLQSTLSATGEDTRSTTSRQRSPDLSLERFSHERVSKRSSLSLDLNANEDRLTENSLSDSMEEVERDCVSHVSQGRMFVNRVFRINAEKMFELLFTDSYFFRRFMDARKFTGVMSSSWQRDTSGSMKRSLNYTITITNPLVGKFSTATENQTLYKESRQGHYYIVDAEVYTHDVPYHDYFYTLNRYCIIRNSKRKCRLRVYTDVKYKKQPWGFVKSFISKNSWSGLEDYFRHLEAELLEEEVELTQGSGDPGKAGLRRRRRTYSRTLQEHMRPGKQYGVDTEQQRDSSMGIMDMKNTQKWNITSIIAGMSVILLILTVLNLGLFFKLWAMEDVAHRMYLTTKQRMRERAEANLAPDLGPKQTVFHRSQEETRLLRAVLQDSINLLEQLRSSLVVLQQNFQGYNKTSNQL